One genomic segment of Gossypium arboreum isolate Shixiya-1 chromosome 3, ASM2569848v2, whole genome shotgun sequence includes these proteins:
- the LOC108474386 gene encoding bifunctional dihydrofolate reductase-thymidylate synthase-like, with translation MSADTMMSIPNGNSNGNGNVQPEPRRTYQIVVAATKDWGIGKDGKLPWKLPSDLKFFKDVTLTTSDSGKKNAVIMGRKTWESIPLQYRPLPGRLNVVLTRSGSFDIATAENVVICGSMTSALELLAASPYCLSIEKVFVIGGGQIFRESLNAAGCDAIHITEIETSIECDTFMPAIDSSVFQPWYSSFPVVENNIRYCFATYVRVRTFAVEHFSQDCDQVLDNKLDSSKFEIQNFSFLPKMIFEKHEEYLYLNMIQDIISEGNLKGDRTGTGTLSKFGCQMRFNLRKTFPLLTTKKVFWRGVVEELLWFISGSTNAKVLQEKGIHIWDGNASREFLDSIGLTDREEGDLGPVYGFQWRHFGARYTDMHADYTGQGFDQLLDVIDKIKNNPNDRRIILSAWNPSDLKLMALPPCHMFAQFYVANGELSCQMYQRSCDMGLGVPFNIASYALLTCMIAHVCDLVPGDFIHVLGDTHVYSTHVRPLQEQLQKLPKPFPILKINPEKNNIDAFVASDFKLIGYDPHKKIEMKMAV, from the exons ATGTCTGCTGATACCATGATGAGCATTCCTAATGGAAACAGCAATGGAAATGGCAATGTCCAACCTGAGCCACGGCGAACTTACCAGATCGTTGTGGCTGCGACTAAAGATTGGGGTATTGGTAAGGATGGGAAGTTGCCTTGGAAATTGCCTTCTGATCTCAAATTCTTCAAAGATGTCACTCTGACTACATCAGACTCTGGGAAAAAGAATGCAGTCATAATGGGTAGAAAAACATGGGAAAGTATTCCCCTACAATATCGGCCTCTTCCAGGTCGTCTTAATGTTGTTCTGACTCGTTCTGGAAGTTTTGATATTGCAACTGCTGAGAATGTTGTTATATGTGGAAGCATGACATCTGCTTTGGAATTATTAGCTGCTTCTCCTTATTGTCTTTCAATCGAGAAAGTGTTTGTAATAGGTGGTGGCCAGATATTTAG GGAATCCCTTAACGCAGCTGGATGTGATGCTATTCACATTACAGAAATTGAGACGAGCATTGAATGTGACACTTTTATGCCTGCCATTGATTCATCTGTATTCCAGCCTTGGTACTCGTCATTTCCTGTGGTGGAAAACAACATTCGGTATTGCTTCGCAACGTATGTTCGTGTGAGAACCTTTGCAGTTGAGCATTTCAGCCAGGACTGCGATCAGGTCCTTGATAATAAACTAGATTCCTCTAAGTTTGAGATTCAGAATTTCTCTTTCCTGCCCAAGATGATTTTTGAGAAACATGAGGAGTACTTGTACCTAAATATGATTCAAGATATCATATCTGAGGGTAATCTGAAGGGTGACAGGACCGGGACTGGTACTTTATCAAAGTTTGGTTGCCAG ATGCGATTCAACCTGCGAAAGACTTTTCCGCTTCTGACAACTAAG AAAGTATTCTGGAGAGGTGTTGTTGAAGAGCTGCTCTGGTTCATCAGTGGCTCAACCAATGCCAAG GTCCTTCAAGAAAAGGGCATTCATATATGGGACGGTAACGCGTCCAGGGAGTTTCTTGACAG TATCGGGTTGACTGATAGGGAGGAGGGTGACTTGGGACCTGTGTATGGGTTCCAATGGAGACATTTTGGTGCCAG GTATACTGACATGCATGCTGACTACACCGGACAAGGATTTGATCAGTTGTTGGATGTTATTGACAAGATTAAGAATAATCCAAATGATAGAAGGATTATACTCTCAGCCTGGAATCCTTCTGATCTTAAACTGATGGCACTTCCACCTTGCCACATGTTTGCTCAG TTCTATGTAGCAAATGGGGAGTTATCATGTCAAATGTATCAGCGCTCTTGTGACATGGGCTTGGGTGTGCCATTTAATATTGCCTCTTATGCTCTTCTGACTTGCATGATTGCTCACGTTTGTG ATCTTGTTCCAGGTGATTTCATCCACGTGCTTGGTGATACTCATGTTTATAGCACTCATGTCAGGCCCCTGCAAGAGCAGCTTCAGAAACTGCCAAAGCCTTTTCCG ATTTTGAAGATCAATCCCGAGAAAAACAATATAGATGCCTTTGTGGCTTCTGATTTCAAACTCATAGGCTATGATCCTCACAAGAAAATAGAGATGAAAATGGCTGTATAG